The Stieleria maiorica genome includes the window CAGTCGTCGACGTATTGGTCGATCCGTGTGCCCGAGTGGTAGACTTCGTTGCTGGAGACCAGTTTCCCGTTGATCCAGACCTTGTTGGCCGTGATGCAGCCGATGCGGGCTTGCGCGGCCAGTGGCGTGTCTGCGTTTTCGACGGTGAACGTTGCAAAAACGTAGGCCGCAGCATCCTTTTCGTTGGACAGTGGTCCGTTCAAATCGACCATGCCCAGTTTGTCGTCGCTTCGGATCTGTTGCCAGTTGGCGGTCTGTTGTTTCCCCGCTTCCGGTTTCGGATCTCCGGCGGTGTCCTTCGCGATCGGTGACCCGGATTCCAGGTAGCGGTTTTCGGGAACGTAGGCGGTGTCGAAGTGTTCGCTGTCGGTGTTGTCGAACGGGCCGATCAGCCACCAGCGACGCATCATTCCCAATTCCTCCGCCAAGTCGATGGAAACGTCCAAGTCCGCGAGCAGTTTCGCCGTCTGTTCAAGCTGTTTGGGACTACGGCCGTTGGCGATCACCTGGCGCAGGATCTTTTCGGCTTGATCCGGCTGGCTGGACACCAGTGCTGCCCCCTCGTCGATCATTGCGGCGATCTTGAGGAATCGGACCGGAAGCGAGGGGTCGGTTTCGGCGTTTGCCAACAGTGTCGGTTTCAAATCACCGTCGTGTTGGACCAGCAGTTGATAGGCGACGTAGCGCGCGTCGGGATGTTTTTGAGTATCGGAAAAGAAATCCAGCAGCGCGTCTTTTTGAAACGGACCATTGTCGCTGACATCGGCCGCGATCGCTCGCAACCAATTGTTCCCGCGCCGCGTCGCGTTTTCAAACCCGTCCAGGACTTCGGTCACTTGTGAACTGGGCAGTGACTGAATCCGGGTGGCCGCGGCGGCGGCGTCTTGGTCCAAAGCGGCCGAACCATCGGTCCGTGCGATCGTCTGGAGCGCCTCGCGGACGCTCGGCTGGGCCGAAAACGCCGGGGCAGAAAATGTCGGCGTGGCGGAGAGTGTCGCCGCCAAGGCGATTGCGATTAGTCGCCGAGAACGTCGTCTGGCGGTGACGTCACGTGTGAAGCGTCGGCGGGTGGCAACGTGGCGGGCGAAAGCGAGGCGGGATGGGCGAGGCTGTCGGTTCATGTTCAGCGATCACGGGGTTCAGTTGGGCGGGCGAGATTCAACGCATGATAGCTGAATCGGACACCGCCCGCGGACCGGGTGAACGCGAACGTGGAAGCGCCGGGTAGGCGGTAGTGGACGACGCGAGGAGTCCTGGCAGCCGGCAATCCGAATGGACTCGTCGCCTCGTCAACTACCCGAAAACCAAGCTGCGGTGGAATACTAGAGCAGGTCTTCTTTTTCCAAGATTTCTCGATATTGATCGCGTTCGCGGCGGGTGGCTTCCAGGTCAAACACCAGGTATTTCATGTCCAACCGCAATTGCGACAGGGCTTCTTGAACGAGGTTCAGGATGCGTCGCCGCCGGGTGCTGCAGTCGATCGCACGCGAGAGCGCCGGCGCGACGGTGTCACGGTAGCGTGCGGGCAGGGCGTCGATCGCTGCAGTCAGCTCACGCAATTCTTGGGGAACTTCGTCGCCAACTTGTTTGTTCGATCCGATCGTCGTCTTTTGCATGCGCCAGGGCTCCGGAGAGAGATACATTGAAAGGTTGCTTTGGTTGCCGTCCTTTGCACTCGCGGTGCCAGATCCTGCCGGCACGGCCGAGTTTTCTGCGTAAGCTGTTCTGCGTCAAAGGTTTAGGGTGATCGCAGTTTTCGTGATGTCAAAAGGAAACGGTGAAAAAAAACAACACCATTTCGCCTTGGCTTGGCACCCTAAATCTTGATACACAAACGCCTTACGGAGTAAGCGACGGGTTGCGACGTGATGTGGAATTTTTTCGACATCGTCGCGTCAACCGCACACTTTGTTCAACGAGTTCACCGGTCGGCTATCGGATGGTTGCGTCCGAGAGCGATTTTCCCGTCGTCCTGCTGATTGTTTGGGCAATGAAGATTTGGGTCAACAATTGAAGTTCAAATACCGACGCCCGCGATCGAAAGTGCTGTCAGTCGTTCGGGCTCGGCAAAGCTTGCCGTCGGCCGTCCGCGCTGGGGCGCCCTCACGGGCCCGAGTGGTGGGCATCGGTGTCGGAGCAAACTCGGAAAAAAACGACTCGCCGACCACTGCGGCGTTGTCCCGTCAAGGGATCTCACCCGTCGGATTGGCGATCGCATGGTTCGTCTTGTTACTCGCTTCGGCGGGCAATCCGGTCCGCGCGGATCTGTTCGATTCACTCGATGCCTACCCACCCCGCCTGCACCTGGACACTTCCGATTGTGATGCCCGGGTGATCGAGCACAAGAACATGGCCGACGGCGGTGTGGATGGCGGCGGTTGCGAGTCGATGACGTTCCAAGCGGGCGTCGGCAGCGAAGCGATTTTGGTTTACCCGCTCGAACCGATTCACGCGATCAATGATCTGGTCGCCACATTGTCGATCATGAGTGCCCGCCATGGGGCCCGGGTCGGGCTTCGCGTCCGTTTCCCTTTCCTGCGTGACCCCCAAACGCGTCGCCCCCTGTCGGCGATCCTGTACGGCGCAACTTATCAGCATCCGGGCAAGTTCCAATCGCTTGGGATCGGCAACATCGAACGTGAGTTGCGGATCAAGATTGCGAATCTGCGTGCGGTCCACGGGAGTGATGCGAATTTGGACAACGCCTACATCGATGCGATGGTGATCAACGCCTACAGTGGCCCGGGGACAACGACGTTGCGGATCGATCAAGTGTCCGTTCGTGGCATGATTCCGGTGGGGGATCATGGGCGTGTCGATGTGGTGCCAACGCAAGCGGTGAAAGGCACGGCTGGTCCGAACGGCCGGGAGGTATCGATTCAATCGCAGCGGTTGTTAAAAATCCGGCGGCCGGTCTCCGATCAGGATCGCTCTGGTCCTGTGTTGGCCGAAGTGGCGTTTCCGCAAAACAATGTGATCCGGGTTTTGGAGCATCGCGGTGAACCGTTGACGTGGATCCGGTCGCTGGGATTTGATGCGGTTTTGTTGTCTCATCCACCGACCGCGGATCTGTTGCGCGACGCCATCCAATCGCAAATGCTCGTCTACGCGCCTCCGCCGATCGCCCCCGACCCGGCGCTCGGTCCGCTATTGGACCCGGTGATGGCGTGGTATCTCGGCGGCGGGGTGGCGTTGGACAATTCGCGGGTTTCCCAAACGGATAAAACCGTGCGCCGATTACGGATGTTTCCCGCGGCGTGGCAGCGTCCGATCGTGATTTCACCGGTAGAACGTTGGGCGAGTTATGGGGCGATTGCCGATGCGATTGTTTCCGATGCGGCGCTCCGCAGCCGGGGGCTGTCAGTGGCCGAACAAGCGTTGATCTTCCAGGATCGACGCGCCCGCATCGGCTCGGGGACAGCGATGGCAATCGCGATCGAATCGTCACCGCCGAACAAGTTGGCGTTGATGAACCGGTCGATCAGTGCCGCGATCGGGGCACCGCCGGGGGGCAATTTCCGATGGCACTCGATGTTGACCCAAGTCGTCCAGTCGCTTGAGCAGACGCCCTGCGCGATCGTGTTCCGTTCGCAAGAGTCGCTCGCGTCGGGGACGATGTTCGCTCACCAGCGGTCGATGGCGCTCAGTTATATCAACCGGTTCGTGGCCATGTTGGGGCCGTGGATCGCATCGAGCCGACCGGCCGCACCGTATCCGATCCGCGGTGCCGCCTATCGCTGCGGACGATTGGATGCCGCCGGAGATCAGTTTTTGTTGCTGACGTCCGACCAGACGACACGTGACCAAGTCCTTGCCGGTGACGGACGGGCCGTCGAGATTTTGTTGCCTCCCGAAATGGTTCATCGAACAGCGTGGCGGCTGACGAGTTTTTCTGCCGAGCGGATCGACATCGATTCGACGCCGACCGGGGCGCGGATCGAAATCGTGTCCCCGGATGTGGCGGAGGTCATCGTGGTCAGTGCTGATTCATCGTTGGCCGCCCGATTGGACCAATCGGCGCGTCGTTTTGCGGTCCGCGCTGCGTCGGATCGCTGGCAATTGTGCGGCGACCAGGTCCGACAGGTTCGCCAGGACTGGGATCATGCCGTTAGCTCCGGAGCGACCCAGGCGATCATGCCGGTCGATCTGTTGACGGCGGCTCGGAGGACACTCGAGGACGCCGAAAGGGTGTACCGTGCCGGCGATGCGGAAGCCACCTTGCGACTGTCGCGGCGAGCCGACGCCTGGGCCGTGCGGTCGCGATTACAGCTCTCCCAGGCGCTCTTGTCCGACACCGCGCGGGGCACGGCACCACGTTACATCAGTAGTCCGCCGATCGACGAAGGCCGTCCGACGCTGCAAACGGCATGGCAACCCCTGATGGGTGACGAAGGCTGGAGCGACAACCTGATCGCATCGGGCGGACTGGACCGCGCCGACGTGTTGTCGGCCGGCGGCTGGGCGTTCGGGCAACGAACCATGGTCCGGGCGGAGTCCAACGCCCGCTGGATTTCACGGGGATTCTTTAGCGGGAAAGGCGCGGTCGCTTTGTCCGCCGCCGCGACGACCGGCGAGTCACTCGGCGGCGGCTATGAGGGCACGATCGCCATTCTGTCCAGCCCGACCGTCAGGATTCAGCCGACCCAAGCGGTTCGGGTGGATGCGATGATCCGCACGATCGGGTTCGGCGGTCCGCATCAAGGTGTTCTGGTCTATGACAGTTTAGGAGGCCAGGAAATGGGCGTTTTGGTTCGCGGTGCGACCGACTGGACCCCGGTGCGACTGTATCGGCAAAGCGTCGGCGAAACCGAGGTGCGGGTGATGTTTGAAGTGATCGGCGATGGGGAAGCCGTGGTCGACGAAGTCGCGGTTCGCGTTTGGGATCCGGAGCCGTTGCCGGAATTGCCGCTGCACTCGATCACTCCGTAGCCAGATCAACGTCGCTACCTACACCAGAAGGTGGCCCCGCGGCGTTTCCCACGCTCTGGCGAGCGTGGTCACATCGAATTGATGCATTCCAGAATAGCAACACGACGTCTCGCTATCGTTTACCCTGTCACATCGACATCCCCGCACATATTCGCCTGTTCGCCATTCAGCATGCCAACGACCATCAACGGAATCGGGACCCAGTACTACGGCCGAAAGAACCCACGTGTGTACGGCGGCATCTGTGATTCGTGCCAACGACATGTCACGCTGACCGATTACGAAACCGGCTACTTCTTCGTCGTGCTGTTCATTCCGGTCATCCCGCTGGGAAAGAAGCAGATCATCGGCGAGTGCTCGGTCTGTCGCCGACACCGGGTGATGCCGCTGAAAGAGTGGGAGCGGATTCGGGAGGAAAATCTGGAGTCGGGGCTGGCCAATCTGGCCGAGAACATGGACGACCCGTCAAAAGCATTGGAATTGTTGCAAAGCATGACGGTTTTCAACCAGCTTGATGAAGCGATGGAGTTGGCCGCTGCGACGGCGAAGCAGCACGCCAATGATTTCGACACCCTGGTCGACATCGGGTCCTGGTACGAACGCCAGGGCCACACAAAGCTGTCCGATCAATGCTTCGATCAAGCGATCCAACTCGATCCGCAGCATCCGACCAGCAAACGCATTCAGGGTGTCGACGCGCTGCAGTCGGGTAACCCCAACGAAGCCGCCAAGTTCTTTGAGCCGCTGCGCAAGTCCGCTGATTTCTATGACCCGTCGTTATTCTACATGTTGGCCGGCGCTTACCAGGCAAAAGAAATGCACGAAGAGGCGATCATGGAGTTCAAGGATCTGTTGACGCGGATCCCGGAATTCGGAAAGGACAAGGAGTTCCGTAAGGCGGTCAAGAAATCCGAGAAGGCGATGGGAAGTCCGACATCGATTCTGCCCAAGAAGGGAATCTTTGGGTAGGTGGCTCAATCACGTAGCGTACCGATGAACGCTGGCTCACAGGATCTGAAGCGCGCCGCCTTCGACGGCGACCTTGACACGGTTCGCCGTCTGGTCGAATCCGGAGTGGACGTCAACGCGACTGAATCGCACGGCTCCGGCACGCTGCTGAACTTTCATCCGCACATCACCGAGTACCTGCTGGCCATGGGGGCCGACCCGAATCGCCAGGCCAACGAGCACGGGGCGTCGGTGTTGGCCGGACTCTGCTATGTCAACCAAGTCGAGTGCGCGCGGCTGCTGCTTCAACACGGTGCGGTCCCGGATCGCGGCCGTGACGAGACGCTGGAAACGCCGCTCCACCACGGGCTGGCCGGTGATGCGGGCGTCGAGCTGGTGGAGTTGCTGATACGGCACGGAGCCGATCTGAATGCGGTGACCAAGCCCGGGATCGTCAGTTGTAATTTCTATGGCCAGACACCGACACGCGGCGAAACACCGCTGCACCGTGCGGCCGCCTATGCGTCCATGGAAATCGTCCAGCGGCTGGTTGACGCCGGCGGTGATCGTGAAATTGCCGATTCCGACGGGTACTTGCCATACCATTGGGCAGGCTGGCACCGACGATCGAAAGAATTGGTTCTTCTGCTAAGGCCGTGGTAAAAGGTTTCGTTTCGCGACTCGAGGTTCGACCGCCGACGCCGGCGCCCGTGGCTTTGTCGGAGAAGGGCGCCCGTGGCTTTGTCCGAGAAGGGCGCCCGTGGCTTTGTCCGAGAAGGGCGCCCGTGGCTTTGTCCGAGAAGGGCGCCCGTGGCTTTGTCCGAGAAGGGCGCCCGTGGCTTTGTCGGGGAAGGGCGACGTGGAGATCGTGGTGGGTCGCACGCGTTTTGGTACGGCGCGGCCGTGAGGCTCCGTGTCCGATGACGGGTGAAACGTTGGCGGCACGTGGGGCGTGCGGGGACGATCGCCCGAAAAAGGCTGTCGTCCGGGTGGGGGAACACCGGTGGGGAATCTGGTATATCCTGTGCCGCACCTCGATCCAAACGCCATACTCGCCCCACCGTTTCTGATGATTGCATCTCGCTTTCGACCGCGACTTGAACCACTTGAACTGCGGCGACTGCTTGCGACATTGGTCGTGACCAGTGCCGCGGACAATCTGGCGACCGATGGGTTGTTGACGCTTCGTGAGGCCGTGGCGGCTGCGAACAACAACACCAGTGTTGACGGCAGCGTCGCCGGCGATCCGGGCAGCGACACGATCGAGTTTGCGCCCTCGTTAAGTGGAGTTGCGATCGATTTGGCACTGGGCGAAATCGAGATCAGCGAATCGATTTGTTTACGACGATCTGGACCTGATCGGCCCGGGGGCCGATAAATTGACGATCGATGGCGACAACCAAAATCGCCAGTTCGTTTTCCAGGCCAATGAAGACATCGGCCTGACGTTTTTGATTCAGGGGCTGAGGCTGACCGGCGGTAAGTCGCCTTCATCCGGCGGCGCGATTTACGCATTGCGAAACCGCTTGGTGGTCAGGGATTGCCACTTCGAAGGGAATCAGTCGCCACAAGCAGCCGGTGCGATTTTTGCCAACAACATGACCGCCCACGTGCTTCACTCGTCGTTCGTGGACAACGAAGCAGCGGGGAATGGTGGTGCGATCGGCGGCTTCAATGCGTCACTGGAGTTGGTCGGGATCACCGCCAGCGGAGATCAATCCGGGCAACACGGCGGCGCGGTGCACAGTCGGATCACCGATGGCAATGTCGTTCGGTTGACCACCATCGAAGGCTCAACATTTGTCGGCAACTTCGCTCCGATCGGCGCCGACTTTGTCATCCGCCCCAATGCCGGGCTCGATGGCAACGCCGAAACGGACGGATTTCCCCAATCGATGCCTTGATTGTGATCAATTTCATCGCCCGCCAGTCGGGTGAAGGGGAAGGCGGTCAGGTGATCAGCGACTTTTTAAAGCCCGTTTCGCCGCAGACCGTAGACCGGGTGATCGAGGATTGGACGCTTCCGCATTTGGGCTGACAGCCCATCGCCGGTGCCGCGGGCTGCTATAATCGCGGACCCTGCCTTCGAATCCATCCCCCATTCCCTCCCGCTCGCCATGGTCATGTCAAACCGAAGAACCCTGCTCAAAGCGGCCGGCATCGCCGCCGTTTCCCCTTTGGCGTTGGGCACCGCGATCCGCCCCCGCCCGGCCAGCGCGGCCGCCAGTGAACGGATTCGATTGGGAGTGATCGGGATCGGACCGCGATGCCGGTACGTACTAGGGGGCATGTTGAAACACGCCGATGTCGAGTGTGTCACGATCGCCGATGTCCAAGCGACCCGTCGTGAACAGGGAAAACAACTGGTCGACCAGCAGTACGGCAACACCAACTGTGAGACGGTGATCGACTTTCGACGCGTGTTAGACCGCAAGGACATCGACGCGGTTCTGATCGCCACGGGAGACCGCTGGCACGCAACCGCATCGATGCTGGCCGCCGAAGCGGGAAAGGACGTCTACAGCGAAAAACCATGCGGCATCACGATCGATCTTTGTCGCCGGCTTTCCGAAACCATCGAAAGAACCGGACGCGTCTTTCAAGCCGGCACGCAACGCCGCACGGTCGCTAATTTTGCCCAAGCCGTTCAGCTCGCCCACTCGGGGAAGCTCGGAAAACTTCAAACGCTGCACGCGACCGTTTACATTCCGGAGATCAACACGACTTGGTTGCCGGGACAGCCGACGCCGGACCGCCAGGTGTGCGATTGGAACCTTTGGTTGGGGCCGGCCCCCTGGCGTCCCTTCCATCAAGACTACGTCAACGGTCGCTGGCGCGGGTACGTCGATTTTGATTCCGGCGCGCGGTTGCTGGATTGGGGCGCCCACACGGTGGATTTGTGTCAGTGGGCCAACCAAGCTGACGAGACGATGCCGGTCGAATACACGCCGGACGAAACCGGGATCACCGCCCAGTATGAGAGTGGTGTGAAATTGAGGATCCATTTCTTGGAAACCCCCTTCGGCCAGCGGCCGGGTTGGGTCCAGTCGCTGGGGACCTGTCCGGTCCGTTTCGAAGGCACGCAAGGATCGGTCGAAGTCGGTGATAGCGGGGGCATCGTGATCAAACCCGAATCGATCGGCAGCGGATTGCCGGAGCTGCCGAAGAAAAAGTCGGGGTTGGACGTCGAAGCCCACTCGAGAAACTTTCTGGACTGCATCAAGTCGCGCCAGTTGCCCAACGCGAATCATGTCGTCATGCGTCGATCGCACACCGCGTCACACGCCGCGGCGCTCTCGTGGTTGTTGCAGCGGACTCTGCGGGTCGATCCGGCGACGGAAACATTCGTCGGTGATGACGAAGCGAACCGGCTGCGTTTTCGTCCCGAGCGGGACTGGGCGTGATTCGGGACGCCGGTGCTCTCTTTGACAGGCTGGAAGCCTATCCCACTTTTTTGCGATTCATTCAGGTTTAAAATGTTCTGCTCTCGATACTCGGTGTCCTGTCTCGCTGCCGTGTTTGTGCTCGCGTCCTGCCGTGCCGATGCCGGGGATTGGCTCGGTTTTCGGGGGGACGGCCGGTCGTTTGATCCCGAGGCCAAGACGCCCGCCGAGTTTGATTCTGAATCCGGTAAGAACATCGCCTGGCGGGTGGCAACGACGGGACGAGGGATCGGTGGTCCATTGGTGATCGGGGATCAAGTGATCGTGACCGGATGCGGCGGCGAAGACGAACGCGATTTGTATGTCGAATCGTATTCGGTCGCCGACGGAAAACGGTTGTGGTCGCGGCCGATGCGTGCCACCGGCCGGCCGTTCACCCACCCGACCAGCTCCAACGCGTCGCCGACGCCGGCCAGCGACGGCGAGCGGATCTTTGCGTTGTTCAGCAGCTGTGATCTGGTTTGCTATGACCTCCAGGGGCATTTGATTTGGTACCGCGCCCTGGCGATCGATCATCCCAAAACCGGCAACGATATCAGCATGAGCAGCTCGCCGGTCGTCGTCGATGGCGTGGTGGTCGTGCAGCTCGAAAACCAAGGTGATTCCTTTGCCGCGGGGATCGACGCGAGCAGTGGCGAGATCCTGTGGACCAATGACCGCAGTGCGTCGTCCAACTGGTCGTCACCGCAACCGGTCGAGAGCGAAGACGGGATCTCGGCCGTCGCGATGCACAATGGGTCAGGGGTCGAGTTGGTCGATGCCAAGTCCGGTGAAGTGCTGAAGCGTTTTGACGTTTCCGGCGACGGGACTGCATCGAGCACGTTTGCATCGCCGTACATCATTGTGCCCGGGCAATCGACCACGGCGATCCGATTGAGTGCCGCGGAAGCCGAAGGGGATGACGCGGTTGCGACGATTCAGTGGCAGAGCAACAAGCTGCGTCCCCAGCGATGCAGCCCGGTGGCATCGAGTGACCGGATCTACATGGGGCGCGGAAGCACGTTGATGGCCGGATCGATCAGTGACGGATCGGTCTTGTGGACGGCCCGGCTGGGAAAGCTGAACAACGTGTGGGCGACACCGGTCTTGACCGCGACGGGACTGTACGTCGTCGGATCGGACGGCAAAGTCATCGTGGTTGAAGACCAGGGCGACAAGGGAGAAGTGATCGCCGAGTCGGACCTGGGCGAATCGGTCTTGGCCAGCCCCGCCGTCAGCGGCAATGCCCTGTATTTCCGCAGCGAGAATGGGCTGATCAAGGTCGCAGGCTAGGCGGTCATCGATTTTCGATAGTACTTTCGTCCGGCTTGTTCGGGGGCGAAGGTGCGGTCGAGTTCCTGGGAGTGTTTTCGGAACCACGAGGCGACGGTGCCCAGCGTGTAGGGAAA containing:
- a CDS encoding transcriptional regulator, whose product is MYLSPEPWRMQKTTIGSNKQVGDEVPQELRELTAAIDALPARYRDTVAPALSRAIDCSTRRRRILNLVQEALSQLRLDMKYLVFDLEATRRERDQYREILEKEDLL
- a CDS encoding ankyrin repeat domain-containing protein, which translates into the protein MNAGSQDLKRAAFDGDLDTVRRLVESGVDVNATESHGSGTLLNFHPHITEYLLAMGADPNRQANEHGASVLAGLCYVNQVECARLLLQHGAVPDRGRDETLETPLHHGLAGDAGVELVELLIRHGADLNAVTKPGIVSCNFYGQTPTRGETPLHRAAAYASMEIVQRLVDAGGDREIADSDGYLPYHWAGWHRRSKELVLLLRPW
- a CDS encoding Gfo/Idh/MocA family protein, which gives rise to MSNRRTLLKAAGIAAVSPLALGTAIRPRPASAAASERIRLGVIGIGPRCRYVLGGMLKHADVECVTIADVQATRREQGKQLVDQQYGNTNCETVIDFRRVLDRKDIDAVLIATGDRWHATASMLAAEAGKDVYSEKPCGITIDLCRRLSETIERTGRVFQAGTQRRTVANFAQAVQLAHSGKLGKLQTLHATVYIPEINTTWLPGQPTPDRQVCDWNLWLGPAPWRPFHQDYVNGRWRGYVDFDSGARLLDWGAHTVDLCQWANQADETMPVEYTPDETGITAQYESGVKLRIHFLETPFGQRPGWVQSLGTCPVRFEGTQGSVEVGDSGGIVIKPESIGSGLPELPKKKSGLDVEAHSRNFLDCIKSRQLPNANHVVMRRSHTASHAAALSWLLQRTLRVDPATETFVGDDEANRLRFRPERDWA
- a CDS encoding outer membrane protein assembly factor BamB family protein, with translation MFCSRYSVSCLAAVFVLASCRADAGDWLGFRGDGRSFDPEAKTPAEFDSESGKNIAWRVATTGRGIGGPLVIGDQVIVTGCGGEDERDLYVESYSVADGKRLWSRPMRATGRPFTHPTSSNASPTPASDGERIFALFSSCDLVCYDLQGHLIWYRALAIDHPKTGNDISMSSSPVVVDGVVVVQLENQGDSFAAGIDASSGEILWTNDRSASSNWSSPQPVESEDGISAVAMHNGSGVELVDAKSGEVLKRFDVSGDGTASSTFASPYIIVPGQSTTAIRLSAAEAEGDDAVATIQWQSNKLRPQRCSPVASSDRIYMGRGSTLMAGSISDGSVLWTARLGKLNNVWATPVLTATGLYVVGSDGKVIVVEDQGDKGEVIAESDLGESVLASPAVSGNALYFRSENGLIKVAG